One genomic window of Elusimicrobiota bacterium includes the following:
- a CDS encoding multiheme c-type cytochrome, producing the protein MNRKILLIPAALLFCLPAAAGTPEDEACLGCHADRASGAPQMPVAKLQASVHKDLGCTVCHAGKDGYPHEPKTPPVACGSCHAEPQKLFDDSLHGKALAKGDSLAPRCQNCHGSHDIVPVRSPASAVSPVRIPFVCGSCHREGSPVQKQRHIHQQNILENYSESIHAEGLLKKGLSVAATCASCHGSHHILPHTDPRSSIARGNITQTCERCHALIEEQHRKIINGQLWEKSPNKVPVCVDCHQPHKARKVFYDQGMADRDCQRCHSQPGLKSRDGRPMTVDAAQAKGSVHAKIACAQCHASVTPSHNRPCDTARPVDCSVCHNDQVAQYRGSVHGTLLAKGDRNAPACVECHGKHGILSRKDSRSATYPTKVPDLCARCHREGEKAAVRYQGTQHQITRSYIESVHGKGLLKSGLTVTATCTSCHTAHGELPASDSRSTVNKDNVAKTCSQCHFGVYDQYIQSAHSPAVAGPGKKVPGCNDCHTAHTIRRTDQEGFRLDVMSRCGGCHAGVAKSYFETYHGKVSQLGYAKTAKCHDCHGAHDIFNINDPRSHLSRRNIVETCQKCHPGATRRFAGYLTHATHHDPYKYPLIFGTFWAMTALLVGTFGFFWLHTLLWLPRALQLRREHPPKPYDPARPQFVRFPLMYRWLHGLLITSFLCLAATGMTLKFSYTPWAQALSRLLGGFESAGFIHRAAALLMFGLFSTHVWDLLTRKLQSAGSWKALLLGPDTMLPTLRDAAEFRDTLKWYLGRGPHPRYGRWTYWEKFDYFAVFWGVTIIGCSGLMLWMPETFTRVLPGWLINVATIIHSDEALLATGFIFTVHFFNTHLRPDKFPMDLVVFTGQMPLEDMSRERPQEYEAVQAAGKLSERTSAPLPLYLVKTLRVFAWGALGAGFCIIIGIIYAMLFAYR; encoded by the coding sequence ATGAATCGGAAGATTCTCCTCATACCGGCCGCCCTGCTGTTCTGCCTGCCGGCTGCGGCCGGCACCCCTGAGGACGAGGCCTGCCTGGGCTGCCACGCCGACCGCGCCAGCGGCGCGCCCCAGATGCCGGTGGCGAAGCTCCAAGCCTCGGTGCACAAGGACCTCGGCTGCACGGTCTGCCACGCGGGCAAGGACGGCTACCCGCATGAGCCCAAGACCCCGCCGGTCGCCTGCGGCTCCTGCCATGCCGAGCCGCAGAAGCTCTTCGACGACAGCCTGCACGGCAAGGCCCTGGCCAAGGGCGACTCCCTGGCCCCGCGCTGCCAGAACTGCCACGGCAGCCACGACATCGTCCCGGTGCGCAGCCCCGCCTCCGCGGTCTCCCCCGTCCGGATCCCTTTTGTCTGCGGCTCCTGCCACCGGGAAGGCTCCCCGGTCCAAAAGCAGAGGCACATACACCAGCAGAACATCCTGGAGAATTACTCCGAGAGCATCCACGCCGAGGGCCTGCTCAAGAAGGGCCTCAGCGTGGCCGCGACCTGCGCCTCCTGCCACGGCAGCCACCACATCCTCCCGCACACGGACCCGCGCTCCAGCATCGCCCGCGGCAACATCACCCAGACCTGCGAGCGCTGCCACGCACTCATCGAGGAGCAGCACCGCAAGATCATCAACGGCCAGCTCTGGGAGAAGTCTCCCAACAAGGTCCCGGTCTGCGTGGACTGCCACCAGCCGCACAAGGCGCGCAAGGTCTTCTATGACCAGGGCATGGCCGACCGCGACTGCCAGCGCTGCCACTCCCAGCCGGGCCTCAAGTCCCGCGACGGCCGCCCCATGACGGTGGACGCGGCCCAGGCCAAGGGCTCGGTGCACGCCAAGATCGCCTGCGCCCAGTGCCACGCCAGCGTCACGCCGTCCCACAACCGCCCCTGCGACACCGCGCGGCCGGTGGACTGCTCCGTCTGCCACAACGACCAAGTGGCGCAGTACCGCGGCAGCGTGCACGGCACGCTCCTGGCCAAGGGCGACCGCAACGCGCCCGCCTGCGTGGAATGCCACGGCAAGCACGGAATCCTCAGCCGCAAGGACAGCCGCTCCGCGACCTATCCGACCAAGGTCCCGGACCTCTGCGCGCGCTGCCATCGGGAGGGCGAGAAGGCGGCGGTGCGCTACCAGGGCACCCAGCACCAGATCACCCGGAGCTACATCGAGAGCGTGCACGGCAAGGGCCTGCTCAAGAGCGGCCTGACGGTCACCGCCACCTGCACCTCCTGCCACACCGCCCACGGCGAGCTGCCGGCCTCGGATTCGCGCTCCACGGTCAACAAAGATAACGTGGCCAAGACCTGCTCCCAGTGCCATTTCGGCGTTTACGACCAATACATCCAGAGCGCCCACTCCCCCGCCGTGGCCGGGCCCGGCAAGAAGGTCCCCGGCTGCAACGACTGCCACACCGCGCACACCATCCGCCGCACGGACCAGGAAGGCTTCCGCCTCGACGTCATGTCCCGCTGCGGCGGCTGCCACGCAGGTGTGGCCAAGTCCTATTTCGAGACCTACCACGGCAAGGTCTCGCAGCTCGGCTACGCCAAGACCGCCAAGTGCCACGACTGCCACGGCGCCCACGACATCTTCAACATCAACGACCCGCGCTCCCACCTGAGCCGCCGCAACATCGTGGAGACCTGCCAGAAGTGCCACCCGGGAGCCACGCGCCGCTTCGCGGGCTACCTGACCCACGCCACGCACCACGACCCGTACAAGTACCCGCTGATCTTCGGCACGTTCTGGGCCATGACCGCCCTGCTGGTAGGGACCTTCGGCTTCTTCTGGCTCCACACGCTGCTCTGGCTGCCGCGCGCGCTCCAGCTGCGCCGCGAGCATCCCCCCAAGCCCTACGACCCCGCGCGGCCCCAGTTCGTGCGCTTCCCGCTGATGTACCGGTGGCTGCACGGGCTGCTCATCACCTCCTTCCTCTGCCTGGCCGCGACCGGGATGACGCTGAAGTTCTCCTACACCCCGTGGGCGCAGGCCCTCTCGCGCCTGCTGGGAGGCTTCGAGAGCGCCGGCTTCATCCACCGCGCGGCCGCCCTGCTGATGTTCGGCCTGTTCAGCACCCACGTCTGGGACCTGCTCACGCGCAAGCTCCAGTCGGCGGGCTCCTGGAAGGCCCTGCTCCTGGGGCCCGACACCATGCTCCCGACCCTCAGGGACGCCGCGGAGTTCCGGGACACCCTCAAGTGGTATCTGGGACGCGGGCCTCACCCCCGCTACGGACGCTGGACCTACTGGGAGAAGTTCGACTATTTCGCGGTCTTCTGGGGCGTGACCATCATCGGCTGCTCGGGGCTGATGCTCTGGATGCCCGAGACCTTCACGCGGGTCCTGCCCGGCTGGCTCATCAACGTGGCCACCATCATCCACAGCGACGAGGCGCTGCTGGCCACGGGCTTCATCTTCACCGTGCACTTCTTCAACACCCACCTGCGGCCCGACAAGTTCCCCATGGACCTGGTCGTCTTCACCGGACAGATGCCCCTGGAAGACATGAGCCGCGAGCGTCCGCAGGAGTACGAGGCGGTCCAGGCCGCCGGGAAGCTCTCCGAGCGGACCTCCGCCCCCCTGCCCCTCTACCTGGTGAAGACCCTGCGCGTCTTCGCCTGGGGCGCTCTGGGCGCGGGCTTCTGCATCATCATCGGGATCATCTATGCCATGCTCTTCGCCTATCGCTAG
- a CDS encoding Crp/Fnr family transcriptional regulator, producing the protein MGYKRTPAPALTCPFQPGEHCRSCDCRRRCFFNFLSPGSLKRFRAQRQMRRYKTHQYIFQEGEQPQGLFILCVGDVKMTKSDQRGRELTLAYLSCGDLVGEVPYLGAEPYCASAETMRESVVCFLPRELMDYLADHEPELHRRLLRRVSRFLCRTMDRAFGFAFRSSESRLANFLLTIKPPPAPVAALPCKGKYDYSRREIAQNLGLSPETVIRTLSSFQSRGLIRLNGKDITVRNRTALESVARES; encoded by the coding sequence ATGGGATACAAAAGGACGCCGGCCCCCGCTTTGACCTGCCCATTCCAGCCGGGCGAGCACTGCCGCTCCTGCGACTGCCGCAGGCGCTGCTTCTTCAACTTCCTATCCCCCGGCTCCCTGAAGCGCTTCCGGGCCCAGCGCCAGATGCGCCGCTACAAGACCCATCAGTACATCTTCCAGGAGGGAGAGCAGCCCCAGGGCCTGTTCATCCTCTGCGTCGGCGACGTCAAGATGACGAAGTCGGATCAGCGCGGCCGCGAGCTGACCTTGGCGTACCTCTCCTGCGGGGACCTCGTAGGCGAAGTCCCCTACCTGGGCGCGGAGCCCTACTGCGCCTCGGCCGAGACCATGCGGGAGTCCGTGGTCTGCTTCCTGCCGCGAGAGCTCATGGACTACCTAGCCGACCATGAGCCGGAGCTCCACCGCCGGCTCCTGCGCCGGGTCAGCCGATTCCTCTGCCGGACCATGGACCGCGCCTTCGGCTTCGCCTTCCGTTCCTCGGAATCCCGGCTGGCGAACTTCCTGCTCACCATCAAGCCGCCGCCGGCGCCGGTGGCCGCCCTGCCCTGCAAAGGGAAGTACGATTACAGCCGCCGCGAGATCGCCCAGAACCTGGGCCTCTCCCCGGAGACCGTGATCCGGACCCTGTCCTCTTTCCAGAGCCGCGGCCTCATCCGCCTCAACGGCAAGGACATCACGGTGCGCAACCGGACCGCCCTGGAGAGCGTCGCCCGCGAGAGCTAG
- a CDS encoding Crp/Fnr family transcriptional regulator produces the protein MIILLHSRLTGYKRTIAPALECPFQPGEHCRSCDCKRRCFFNFLSPESLRRFRLERRMRRYKAHQFIFQEGEQPQGVFILCVGDVKMTKADDRGRELNLMYLSCGDLVGEVPFLAAEPYCASAETLRESVICFLPRELVEYFSAHEPEFSRRLVRRVSRFVCKTMDRAFGFAFRGADSRLASFLLTIKAPPASAVALPCHGKFEYSRREIAENLGLSPETVIRTLSSFQRRGLIRLDGKAIEIRNRPGLETVAAEH, from the coding sequence GTGATTATTTTGCTACACTCACGTCTTACGGGATACAAGAGAACGATCGCGCCGGCCCTGGAGTGCCCCTTCCAGCCGGGAGAGCACTGCCGCTCCTGCGACTGCAAGAGACGCTGCTTCTTCAATTTCCTCTCGCCGGAATCCCTGAGGCGCTTCCGTCTCGAACGCCGGATGCGCCGCTACAAGGCCCATCAGTTCATCTTCCAGGAAGGCGAACAGCCTCAGGGCGTCTTCATCCTCTGCGTCGGCGACGTCAAGATGACCAAGGCCGACGACCGCGGCCGCGAGCTGAACCTGATGTATCTCTCCTGCGGGGACTTGGTGGGGGAGGTCCCCTTCCTGGCCGCGGAGCCCTACTGCGCCTCGGCCGAGACCCTGCGCGAGTCCGTGATCTGCTTCCTGCCCCGCGAGCTGGTCGAATACTTCAGCGCCCACGAGCCGGAGTTCTCGCGCCGGCTGGTGCGCCGGGTCAGCCGCTTCGTATGCAAGACCATGGACCGCGCCTTCGGCTTCGCCTTCCGGGGGGCCGACTCCCGGCTGGCCAGCTTCCTCCTCACGATCAAGGCGCCGCCGGCGTCGGCGGTGGCCCTGCCCTGCCACGGCAAGTTCGAATACAGCCGCCGGGAGATCGCGGAGAACCTGGGGCTCTCCCCGGAGACCGTGATCCGGACCCTGTCATCCTTCCAGCGCCGGGGCCTCATCCGGCTCGACGGCAAGGCCATCGAGATACGCAACCGCCCCGGGCTGGAGACCGTCGCCGCGGAGCATTGA